In one Bordetella pertussis 18323 genomic region, the following are encoded:
- the coaE gene encoding dephospho-CoA kinase (Dephospho-CoA kinase (CoaE) performs the final step in coenzyme A biosynthesis.) gives MGMYKIGLTGGIGSGKSRVADMLAEWGASVIDADEISHALTAPGGAAMPAIAREFGPQAVAADGALDRAWMRDLVFREPTARGRLEALLHPLIGLHTEQAAAQARGLYLVFVVPLLVESGRWRGRVDRICVVDCDPATQIARVQKRSGLTEPAIRRIMAAQAARATRLEAADDVIVNDGATSPDTLRARARTLHDRWLALAGAASQPGGKAAGTPE, from the coding sequence ATGGGCATGTACAAGATCGGATTGACCGGCGGCATCGGTTCGGGCAAGTCCCGGGTGGCCGACATGCTGGCCGAATGGGGCGCCAGCGTCATCGATGCCGACGAGATTTCGCATGCGCTGACCGCGCCCGGCGGCGCGGCCATGCCGGCCATCGCGCGCGAATTCGGCCCGCAGGCGGTGGCCGCCGACGGCGCGCTGGATCGCGCCTGGATGCGCGACCTGGTGTTTCGCGAACCCACGGCGCGCGGCCGCCTCGAAGCCCTGCTGCACCCGCTGATCGGCCTGCACACCGAGCAGGCCGCCGCACAGGCGCGCGGCCTGTACCTGGTTTTCGTCGTGCCCTTGCTGGTCGAATCCGGCCGCTGGCGCGGCCGGGTCGACCGCATCTGCGTGGTCGATTGCGACCCGGCCACGCAGATCGCCCGGGTGCAGAAACGCAGTGGGCTGACGGAGCCGGCCATCAGGCGTATCATGGCGGCACAGGCTGCGCGGGCAACCCGGCTGGAGGCCGCGGACGACGTCATCGTCAACGATGGCGCCACCTCGCCCGATACCTTGCGCGCGCGGGCAAGAACTCTGCACGACCGCTGGCTCGCGCTGGCGGGCGCGGCCAGCCAGCCAGGCGGCAAGGCGGCCGGTACCCCTGAATAA
- a CDS encoding MdtB/MuxB family multidrug efflux RND transporter permease subunit, whose product MSPSRLFILRPVATTLSMVAILIAGLIAYRLLPVSALPEVDYPTIQVVTLYPGASPDVMTSLVTSPLERQFGQMPGLNQMSSTSSGGASVITLQFSLDLSLDVAEQQVQAAINAASNLLPNDLPVPPTYNKVNPADAAVLTLAVTSPTMPLPQVRDLVDTRMAQRLSQIPGVGLVSVAGGQRPAVRVQVNPQALASAGLSLADLRTAVVGANVNQPKGNLDGPIRSTTINANDQLKSPTDYNDLIIAYRNDAPLRLSDVARAVQGAEDIRQAAWVGDKPAILLNVQRQPGANVIDVVDCIHALLPQLRAAMPATLDLVVVADRTQTIRDSVADVQFEMLLAVGLVVLVTFLFLRSLTATVIPSVVVPLSLIGTFGIMYLAGFSINNLTLMALTIATGFVVDDAIVMIENIARHLEEGETPLQAALKGAAQIGFTLISLTFSLIAVLIPLLFMTEVVGRLFREFAVTLAVAILISLVVSLTLTPMMCARLLRPESEQRHGRFHQATGALIDRVIAGYDRMLLVALGTFALTVLLYIVVPKGFFPQQDSGLIQAITQAPQTISFAAMSQRQQEAARIIVQDPDVAAVSSFIGVDGSNPTLNNGRMQIALKPQSERSGDLKTVMARLQDALHGGTDLGLTVYMQPVQDLTIEDRVSRTQYQMTLSNPDLAVLSEWAPRLVERLRQVPQLADVTYDLQDQGLQTWVEIDRDAASRLGITAAVIDEALYDAFGQRLISTVFTQSNQYRVVLEVLPQFRQSPQSLDHIHVPTASGAQVPLSSVARISEGRTVLAVNRLDQFPMTTVSFNLAPGASLSGAVEAISAVQAEIGLPLAIDTRFQGAALAFQNSLDSTLWLILAAVVTMYIVLGILYESYIHPITILSTLPSAGVGALLALLISGTDLDMIGIIGIILLIGIVKKNAIMMIDFALEAERKRGLAPREAIHEAALLRFRPILMTTLAALFGALPLMLSTGTGAELRQPLGLVMVGGLLVSQVLTLFTTPVIYLMFDRLARRRGGAGAAARQAP is encoded by the coding sequence GTGAGCCCGTCGCGCCTGTTCATCCTGCGGCCGGTCGCCACCACCTTGTCGATGGTGGCGATCCTGATCGCCGGCCTGATCGCCTATCGGCTGCTGCCCGTGTCGGCGCTGCCCGAAGTCGACTATCCGACCATCCAGGTGGTCACGCTGTATCCCGGCGCCAGCCCCGATGTGATGACCTCGCTGGTGACCTCGCCGCTGGAGCGCCAGTTCGGCCAGATGCCGGGCCTGAACCAGATGTCGTCCACCAGCTCCGGCGGCGCGTCGGTCATCACGCTGCAGTTCAGCCTCGACCTGTCGCTGGACGTGGCCGAGCAGCAGGTGCAGGCGGCCATCAACGCGGCCTCCAACCTGCTGCCCAACGATCTGCCGGTGCCGCCCACCTACAACAAGGTCAACCCGGCCGACGCGGCCGTGCTGACCCTGGCGGTGACCTCGCCCACCATGCCGCTGCCGCAGGTGCGCGACCTGGTCGATACGCGCATGGCCCAGCGGCTGTCGCAGATTCCCGGCGTGGGCCTGGTCAGCGTGGCGGGCGGGCAGCGCCCGGCGGTGCGGGTACAGGTCAATCCGCAGGCCCTGGCCTCGGCCGGCCTGAGCCTGGCGGACCTGCGCACGGCGGTGGTCGGCGCCAACGTCAATCAGCCCAAGGGCAACCTGGACGGGCCGATCCGCTCCACCACCATCAACGCCAACGACCAGCTGAAGTCGCCCACCGACTACAACGACCTGATCATCGCCTACCGCAACGACGCGCCGCTGCGCCTGTCCGACGTGGCGCGCGCGGTGCAGGGCGCCGAGGACATCCGCCAGGCGGCCTGGGTGGGCGACAAGCCCGCCATCCTGCTGAACGTGCAGCGCCAGCCCGGCGCCAACGTGATCGACGTGGTGGACTGCATCCATGCCTTGCTGCCGCAGCTGCGCGCCGCGATGCCGGCCACGCTGGACCTGGTGGTGGTGGCCGACCGCACCCAGACCATCCGCGACTCGGTGGCCGACGTGCAGTTCGAGATGCTGCTGGCGGTGGGGCTGGTGGTGCTGGTCACGTTCCTGTTCCTGCGCAGCCTCACGGCTACCGTGATCCCCAGCGTGGTGGTGCCGCTGTCGCTGATCGGCACGTTCGGCATCATGTACCTGGCCGGCTTCAGCATCAACAACCTGACCCTGATGGCGCTGACCATCGCGACCGGCTTCGTGGTCGACGACGCCATCGTCATGATCGAGAACATCGCGCGCCACCTGGAAGAGGGCGAGACGCCCCTGCAGGCGGCGCTCAAGGGCGCCGCGCAGATCGGCTTCACGCTGATTTCGCTGACCTTCTCGCTGATCGCCGTGCTGATTCCGCTGCTGTTCATGACCGAGGTGGTGGGGCGGCTGTTCCGCGAGTTCGCGGTGACGCTGGCCGTGGCGATCCTGATCTCGCTGGTGGTGTCGCTGACGCTTACGCCGATGATGTGCGCGCGCCTGCTGCGGCCCGAGTCCGAGCAGCGCCATGGGCGCTTTCACCAGGCCACCGGCGCGCTGATCGACCGCGTGATCGCCGGCTACGACCGCATGCTGCTGGTGGCGCTGGGCACCTTCGCGCTGACGGTGCTGCTGTACATCGTCGTGCCCAAGGGCTTCTTTCCGCAGCAGGACAGCGGGCTGATCCAGGCCATCACGCAGGCGCCGCAGACCATCTCGTTCGCCGCCATGTCGCAGCGCCAGCAGGAGGCCGCGCGCATCATCGTGCAGGATCCCGACGTGGCCGCCGTGTCCTCGTTCATCGGCGTCGACGGCAGCAACCCCACGCTGAACAACGGCCGCATGCAGATCGCCCTCAAGCCGCAGAGCGAGCGCAGCGGCGATCTCAAGACCGTGATGGCGCGCCTGCAGGACGCGCTGCATGGCGGGACCGACCTGGGCCTGACGGTGTACATGCAGCCGGTGCAGGACCTGACCATCGAGGACCGCGTCAGCCGCACGCAATACCAGATGACGCTGTCCAACCCCGACCTGGCCGTGCTCAGCGAGTGGGCGCCCAGGCTGGTCGAGCGGCTGCGCCAGGTGCCGCAGCTTGCCGACGTCACCTACGACCTGCAGGACCAGGGCCTGCAGACCTGGGTCGAGATCGATCGCGACGCCGCCTCGCGGCTGGGGATCACCGCCGCGGTGATCGACGAGGCGCTTTATGACGCATTCGGCCAGCGGCTGATTTCCACCGTCTTCACGCAGTCCAACCAGTACCGGGTGGTGCTGGAGGTGCTGCCGCAGTTCCGCCAGTCGCCCCAGTCGCTGGACCATATCCATGTGCCGACGGCTTCCGGCGCGCAGGTGCCGCTGTCGTCGGTCGCGCGCATTTCCGAGGGGCGCACGGTGCTGGCGGTCAACCGGCTCGACCAGTTCCCCATGACCACGGTGTCGTTCAACCTGGCGCCCGGGGCCTCGCTGTCGGGCGCGGTCGAGGCGATTTCGGCCGTGCAGGCCGAAATCGGGCTGCCGCTGGCGATCGACACGCGCTTCCAGGGGGCGGCGCTGGCGTTCCAGAATTCGCTCGACAGCACGCTGTGGCTGATCCTGGCCGCGGTGGTCACCATGTACATCGTGCTGGGCATCCTGTATGAAAGCTACATCCACCCGATCACGATCCTGTCCACCCTGCCTTCGGCCGGGGTGGGGGCGCTGCTGGCCCTGCTGATCAGCGGCACCGACCTGGACATGATAGGCATCATCGGCATCATCCTGCTGATCGGCATCGTCAAGAAGAACGCCATCATGATGATCGACTTCGCCCTGGAGGCCGAGCGCAAGCGCGGGCTGGCGCCGCGCGAAGCCATCCACGAGGCGGCGCTGCTGCGCTTTCGGCCCATCCTGATGACGACGCTGGCGGCCCTGTTCGGCGCGCTGCCGCTGATGCTCTCGACCGGCACCGGGGCCGAGCTGCGCCAGCCCCTGGGGCTGGTGATGGTGGGCGGGCTGCTCGTCAGCCAGGTGCTGACGCTGTTCACCACGCCGGTGATCTACCTCATGTTTGACCGGCTGGCGCGCCGTCGCGGCGGCGCCGGCGCGGCCGCGCGGCAGGCGCCATGA
- a CDS encoding prepilin peptidase, with product MWHVFPLDPALNVVLAALLGLVAGSWLSVVAHRLPRMMEREWRTAMREEDGGAESGYGLWRPAWHCPSCQAALRGWRAVPLAGWLLQRGRCGHCGQPIGLRYPMLELAAAVLFAACAWRFGPTPMALAAMGLTGALLALAWIDLEHSLLPDAVTLPLIWAGLLVNLDGALAPLPLAVLGAVAGYLFLWVIFHFFRLLTGRDGMGHGDFKLMAALGAWLGLGALPWLLLGASLAGVLVGWSLRLAGRVGRGQPLPFGPYLALGGILMLLAAGRPAWLQFY from the coding sequence ATGTGGCATGTCTTCCCGCTCGATCCGGCGTTGAATGTGGTGCTGGCCGCCCTGCTGGGGCTCGTGGCCGGCAGCTGGCTCAGCGTGGTGGCGCATCGGCTGCCGCGCATGATGGAGCGCGAATGGCGCACGGCCATGCGCGAGGAGGACGGCGGCGCCGAGTCGGGCTATGGCCTGTGGCGGCCGGCCTGGCATTGCCCGTCGTGCCAGGCCGCCTTGCGTGGCTGGCGCGCCGTTCCGCTGGCCGGCTGGTTGCTGCAGCGCGGCCGCTGCGGGCATTGCGGGCAGCCCATCGGGTTGCGCTACCCCATGCTCGAGCTGGCCGCGGCCGTGCTGTTTGCCGCCTGCGCCTGGCGCTTCGGGCCCACGCCGATGGCGCTGGCCGCCATGGGCCTGACCGGCGCGCTGCTGGCGCTGGCCTGGATCGATCTCGAACACAGCCTGCTGCCCGACGCGGTGACCCTGCCGCTGATCTGGGCCGGCCTGCTGGTCAACCTGGACGGCGCGCTGGCGCCGCTGCCGCTGGCCGTGCTGGGCGCGGTCGCGGGCTATCTGTTCCTGTGGGTGATCTTTCATTTCTTCCGCCTGCTGACCGGGCGCGACGGCATGGGTCATGGCGACTTCAAGCTGATGGCGGCGCTGGGCGCCTGGCTGGGGCTGGGGGCATTGCCGTGGTTGCTGCTGGGGGCCTCGCTGGCGGGCGTGCTGGTGGGCTGGAGCCTGCGGCTGGCCGGACGGGTCGGCAGGGGGCAGCCGCTGCCTTTCGGTCCTTACCTGGCGCTCGGCGGTATCCTGATGCTGCTGGCGGCGGGCCGGCCCGCCTGGCTGCAGTTCTATTGA
- the zapD gene encoding cell division protein ZapD translates to MILYEYPFNERIRAYLRLEYLFDRLFFFAREGDARLHQIAVSSLFDLLDASERTDIKGAVLQDLERQRMALVGLRDHPGVAQDALEAMLRDMERVVAALAAQGKTGQALRENEWLVSLRGRLAVPGGATQVDMPSYHAWQNKPESVRCADLQSWLAPLLPLHEGLSMALRLLRESGRRADIAAEQGGYQQMLAGKIYHLLRVWVDPSLGVFPEISANKYMVWIRFSTQDGEVKPQQVSRDVAFQMSLCSS, encoded by the coding sequence GTGATTCTGTACGAATACCCTTTCAACGAACGTATCCGGGCCTATCTGCGTCTGGAGTACCTGTTCGACAGGTTGTTCTTTTTCGCGCGCGAGGGCGACGCCCGGCTGCACCAGATCGCGGTTTCCTCCCTGTTCGATCTGCTCGATGCCAGCGAGCGCACCGACATCAAGGGCGCGGTGCTGCAGGACCTGGAGCGCCAGCGCATGGCCCTGGTGGGGCTGCGCGACCATCCCGGCGTGGCCCAGGATGCGCTGGAGGCCATGCTGCGCGACATGGAGCGCGTGGTGGCGGCGCTGGCGGCGCAGGGCAAGACCGGCCAGGCATTGCGCGAGAACGAATGGCTGGTCAGCCTGCGCGGCAGGCTGGCGGTGCCGGGCGGCGCCACGCAGGTGGACATGCCGTCCTATCATGCCTGGCAGAACAAGCCCGAGTCGGTGCGCTGCGCCGACCTGCAAAGCTGGCTGGCCCCCTTGCTGCCCCTGCATGAAGGCCTGTCCATGGCGTTGCGGCTGCTGCGCGAATCCGGGCGGCGCGCCGATATCGCGGCCGAGCAGGGCGGCTACCAGCAGATGCTGGCCGGCAAGATCTACCATTTGCTGCGCGTCTGGGTCGATCCCAGCCTCGGCGTCTTTCCCGAGATCAGCGCCAACAAGTACATGGTCTGGATACGCTTCTCGACCCAGGACGGCGAGGTCAAGCCGCAGCAGGTGTCGCGCGACGTGGCGTTCCAGATGTCGCTCTGCAGCTCCTGA
- a CDS encoding MdtA/MuxA family multidrug efflux RND transporter periplasmic adaptor subunit, with amino-acid sequence MPESRSVAPPARQGRRRLIAAAIAVLAVLALAWWLWPKDTGGQQGRPGGRGAMRGGPASMMNMAVPVRVGEARTQDIQIVLRALGTATAYNTVTVRSRVDGELVKVAFQEGQHVKAGDLLAQVDPRPFEVALAQAQGQQQQNLAQLENARRDLQRYQTLYKQDSIARQQLDTQAALVRQYEGTIKSDRAAVDSARLQLDFSRITAPIAGRLGLRQVDQGNLISSGDANGLVVITQTQPIAVVFTLPETQLPEVLAQLRAGRQLPVEAYDRADTRRIASGQLETVDNQIDVATGTVKLKARFDNAEEALFPNQFVNVRLYVETRSGMTAIPNAAVQQGSAGAFVFLAQPDDTVSVRQVKLGAINGDWVAVNEGLQPGDKVVVEGMDRLRAGARIEIVTGTTPEAAAPVNTGAPRRTP; translated from the coding sequence ATGCCTGAAAGCCGTTCCGTTGCGCCGCCTGCCCGCCAGGGGCGCCGCCGCCTGATCGCAGCCGCGATCGCCGTCCTGGCCGTCCTGGCCCTGGCCTGGTGGCTGTGGCCGAAGGACACGGGCGGGCAGCAGGGCCGGCCCGGCGGCCGCGGCGCCATGCGCGGCGGCCCGGCCTCGATGATGAACATGGCGGTGCCGGTGCGCGTGGGCGAGGCCCGCACCCAGGATATCCAGATCGTCCTGCGGGCGCTGGGCACGGCGACCGCCTACAACACCGTGACGGTGCGCAGCCGCGTCGATGGCGAACTGGTCAAGGTGGCGTTCCAGGAAGGCCAGCACGTCAAGGCCGGCGATCTGCTGGCGCAGGTCGACCCGCGGCCCTTCGAGGTGGCGCTGGCGCAGGCGCAGGGCCAGCAGCAGCAGAACCTGGCGCAACTGGAAAACGCGCGCCGCGACTTGCAGCGCTACCAGACGCTCTACAAGCAGGATTCGATCGCCCGCCAGCAGCTCGACACGCAGGCGGCGCTGGTGCGCCAGTACGAGGGCACCATCAAGAGCGACCGGGCGGCCGTGGACAGCGCCCGGCTGCAACTGGATTTCTCGCGCATCACCGCGCCCATCGCTGGCCGGCTCGGCCTGCGCCAGGTGGACCAGGGCAACCTGATTTCCAGCGGCGACGCCAATGGCCTGGTGGTGATCACCCAGACCCAGCCCATCGCGGTGGTGTTCACGCTGCCCGAAACCCAGCTGCCCGAGGTGCTGGCGCAGTTGCGCGCCGGGCGGCAGCTGCCGGTGGAAGCCTATGACCGCGCCGACACGCGCCGCATCGCCAGCGGCCAGCTCGAGACCGTCGACAACCAGATCGACGTGGCCACCGGCACGGTCAAGCTGAAGGCGCGTTTCGACAACGCCGAGGAGGCGCTGTTTCCCAACCAGTTCGTCAACGTGCGCCTGTATGTCGAGACGCGCAGCGGCATGACCGCGATACCCAACGCGGCGGTGCAGCAGGGTTCGGCCGGCGCCTTCGTGTTCCTGGCCCAGCCCGATGACACGGTGTCGGTGCGGCAGGTCAAGCTGGGCGCCATCAACGGCGACTGGGTGGCGGTCAACGAGGGCCTGCAGCCCGGCGACAAGGTCGTGGTCGAAGGCATGGACCGGCTGCGCGCCGGCGCCAGGATAGAGATCGTGACCGGCACCACGCCGGAAGCGGCCGCGCCGGTCAATACCGGGGCGCCCAGGCGGACGCCGTGA
- a CDS encoding LuxR C-terminal-related transcriptional regulator, producing MLPTPGNASSAQPALPVVSICHPIAPSVGGRAEARPPAALTARERQVAAYLAAGKANKVIAIDLGISRRTAEAHRARIFRKLGVRNAFELACRMCPHRRAATSMAGQGATPAGES from the coding sequence ATGCTTCCCACGCCTGGCAACGCCTCATCCGCGCAGCCGGCCCTGCCTGTCGTATCCATCTGCCATCCGATCGCGCCTTCCGTTGGCGGCCGCGCCGAGGCTCGGCCGCCGGCCGCCTTGACGGCACGCGAGCGCCAGGTGGCCGCCTATCTGGCGGCAGGCAAGGCAAACAAGGTCATTGCCATCGATCTGGGTATTTCCCGGCGTACCGCCGAAGCGCATCGCGCGCGCATCTTCCGCAAGCTGGGCGTGCGCAACGCGTTCGAGCTGGCCTGCCGCATGTGTCCGCATCGGCGCGCGGCCACGTCCATGGCGGGGCAGGGGGCGACCCCGGCCGGCGAGTCTTGA
- a CDS encoding copper resistance protein NlpE N-terminal domain-containing protein — protein MSAPLDTPALRLNTRFATGIVLAGTLALAGCAQQRSAGYYDPPGASTITDAQYQGQAAGYRTVVHAPSQLQIELKPNQPARQQNAQAQAGQQSTEDGTAVPEGQAAPQPQPETASPGAQAIIPQAQTYQGTFPCFAAGLACEAQRVTLTLAPNGRWRSRTNYLDKQPQASAPVAEQGCWDATQERPPRVLLLDGSGNMRAELVMTANNVLRVRSVGGRTPNLNYNLTRQPDLDAIAELDKQAAPKCP, from the coding sequence ATGTCTGCCCCACTCGATACGCCCGCGCTTCGTCTCAATACCCGTTTTGCGACCGGAATCGTACTGGCAGGCACCCTGGCCCTGGCCGGCTGCGCGCAACAGCGCAGCGCCGGCTATTACGACCCGCCCGGCGCCAGCACCATCACCGACGCCCAATACCAGGGCCAGGCGGCCGGCTACCGTACGGTGGTGCACGCGCCGTCGCAACTGCAGATCGAGCTCAAGCCCAACCAGCCCGCGCGCCAGCAGAACGCCCAGGCCCAGGCCGGCCAGCAATCCACCGAGGACGGCACGGCCGTGCCCGAAGGCCAGGCAGCCCCGCAGCCGCAGCCCGAGACGGCCAGCCCCGGCGCGCAAGCCATCATCCCGCAGGCGCAAACCTACCAGGGCACTTTCCCGTGCTTTGCCGCCGGCCTGGCTTGCGAAGCCCAGCGCGTCACGCTGACCCTGGCGCCCAACGGCCGCTGGCGCAGCCGCACCAACTACCTGGACAAGCAACCCCAGGCCAGCGCCCCCGTGGCCGAGCAAGGCTGCTGGGACGCCACCCAGGAACGCCCGCCCCGCGTGCTGCTGCTCGACGGCAGCGGCAACATGCGCGCCGAGCTGGTCATGACCGCCAACAACGTGCTGCGCGTACGTTCGGTGGGCGGCCGTACCCCCAACCTGAACTACAACCTCACCCGCCAGCCCGATCTGGACGCCATCGCCGAGCTCGACAAGCAGGCCGCGCCCAAGTGCCCCTGA